The region TTGGGCTGCCCGCAACAGGTCCCGAGCCTCATCCCGCAGCTGCTCTGCCCTTGCCTGTGCAGCCAGCACACCCTGGGCCTTGCGCTCAGCCAGGGCCTTCACTGTCTGGTACTGGTCACCCAGTGGGCCCTGCAGCAGCTGCAGATACAGAAGGCAGGGTCGGCATGGTAGCCAAGTGGAGGGCCAACCTTCGCCCCTACCTCCTCCAACTGTCTATGGCTCAGtccacctgctcagcctcccgGGCACGACCTTGGGCACTGCCTGCCGTTTCTTCAGCTGTAGAGGCTGCCAGGCTATTTCCCGCTCGTTTCAGTTTGAGAGCCTCCAGGAGAGCATCCAATTGCCGAGCCCGCTCACCTGCAGAACTCAGTGCCTGCTCTGCACCCGCCATCCTCTCCTGTACCTGCCATGGGTAGACGAGAGGTTAAACAGATCTACGGTGCATGCCCATACCCTTGCCCCATTGATGTCCTAGGGAGACCACACCTGGTGCAGGGTCTGCTCTGTGTCCTGTGTGTCAGCCACTGCACCCCGGATGGCACCCTGGGCAGCACTCTGTGCCCGCTGGGCCTCCTCCAGTGCTGCCTGTACTGTCGCTGCCTTCTGTTTCTCACCCTCAGCCCAGTTCCTGAGGAAAATGGTGAATCAGGGCTTGCAGATATCAGGACCAAGCATTAGGGTCAGGGGCCAGGGATGGGGTCAGACCGTGCCCGCTGTGCATCCTGCAGTAGCTGCTCAGCCCGACGCACATCTCCCACAGTACGAGCCAGGATCGTGTCCACATCCGCCAGGCTCCGAACTCGCTCTGCAATTGCACCTGCCAGGTGCTGGATCTGCTCAGGTGAGGCTGGGATGGAGAGCTCTAGCACCCGTGTGGCTACCATCTCAATGCTATCAGGATCAGCTCCCTCCTCTATGGGGACAAAGGCAAGGGCTTAAGGACATAGATTCTTCAGCATAGGCATGGGGATACAATCTTGGGATATGGACTCAGGGTCTGTACATGGGATAGAGATTTGCTAATAGGCATATTGATGTAACCGCAGGGACTACATAAATGGCTCAGACTCAGGGACATGGATCTGGGAACCACATATGGGCATGGACTCAGAGGCCAGACATGGGGTCATAAACACAGGTCCAGTGCAGGCCCTGAGGCTCAAATATGAACCTAGAGAAACACAGACACGAGGGAAACAACCACATGGCCTGGCCATGTAGGAGGCTCACGGTTGAGGAAGTCCTTCACACTCTGGATAAGTTCTCGAAGTTCCTGGTTGGTCTGCTCCACCTGTCCCCTGGAAGCATTAGCCTTGTCCAGGGCTGCCTGGGCCCGCTGTTGTGCCTCGCCTGCCTGCCGACGAGTCTCAGCCACTCGGCTGAGGATGCCACCACCTTCTGCCAGTGCCCGCTGCAGCTCTGCCTGTGTGTGCCGGGCCCGGCCCAGTGCTAGGTCTGCTGTGGCTGCCGCCCCATTGCAGCTGAGGCCCCCACAGCGAGGCTGCCCATCCTCATCTCGACAGCCGGCACCCCCACAAGGGCTTGTAGCACAGGGTGCATCCCCTGGGGCCCCACACACCTGCCAGGCACAGAACAATTCAGGCCCCTATAGGAGGAACATACACACCCACCCATCCCACCCCATACTTGCACCTCACCAGTTCATTTATGCCTGTCAGGCTCAGGGTGTGGGTACGGGCAGAGAGCTCGCCCAGTGCCCGCTGGTTGGCCATGTGTTTGCTGTTGAAATCCTCCCTCTGGGCATCCATCAGCACCTCTGTCTGATGCCGGATACCTGCTGAGTTGCTCACAGGGCTAGGCACTGCCAGGGCTGAGGTGTTGGCACGACGTTCTGCCTCTGCAGACTGGCTGTGAGCATGGCGGATGCTGTCATAGGCACCTAAGTTGGGCAGAGGCAGGCAGTCAGCTGAATGTTGACCCTCGTCTACCTGCCTACTTGGCCAACAACTCACCCAGGAAGTTTGAATGTTTGAGCAGGTCAAGATGCTGGTCAAGCTGCCGCAGTGTGAGATTAAGTGCAAGCCCATCTCGCTCCAGACCACTTAGTGCATGGTTGGCATTGAAGTTCTCGTCCTGCACATCTGTGAGCTCTGCCTCCAGCTGAGTCAGGTGCTCAGTGGCCTCCCCAATTTCACGCCTGCGctgatgggggagggaggtgttTAGAGAGGCTTCAGCCCTGGTCCATTGGGACTCTGCCCCATCCCACCATATAGTCTCAGGCCCATCCGCACCGCAGTTCCTCTGTGGCCTTCACAAGTTGTGCAGTGGAGGCAGCTGAGGTGTTGTGGGCACCCACAATGCGCTGCACAGTGCCCAGTTTCTCCTGCATGTACTGAAAGCTGCTCTCAAAGGCACCCAGCACACCCGTCTGCTGCAGCTCCTGTGCCCGCTGCTCCAGGCGCCGTGTACGGGCAGCCAAGTCCTGTACCACACGGTCCCAATCCCCAAAGCATGCATGGCAGGGGTGACAAGCAGGAAAGACTCCTGAGAAGCCACGGGCACACTGGTCACAGCGCACACCAGACACGCCTGGGCGGCAGCTACAGTGACCTGTGGAGCGGTGACACTGAGGTGTGTCTATTCCACGAGGGTCACAATCACAGGCTGCAGGAAAGGGCAGACCACAGAGTTAGGGCTACTGTGGGGCATCCTGGGAAGTCCTCCATCCACCCTGGGACCCCTGGCTCCCTCACCACGGCACTGCAAACCAGGGTCTCCCCAGTGGAGCTCTTGGCACTCAGAACAGGTCCGCCCACCAAAGCCGGCACGGCAGTGGCACTGCCCTGTGAACTGGAGTAGGAACAGGGCATGAGTGAGAGCTTCTATCAGAGGCTGAGCCCTCAAGACAAGGCAGACATCTGGCCCCATCTACCCATGGATCTGCAGTAGGGTCCCATACCTCATTGCAGGTAGGGCCTCTGGCCCGGCTTAGGTGGCAGGCACAAGGCTGGCAACCATGGCCACTGGTGAGGTTCCAGAAGTTGGGGGCACAACGGTCACAGCTAGGGCCCTGGACATTAGGGAGGCATGGGCACTGCCCACTGCTTGGGTCACAGTGGCACCGGTCAGCAGATGGGCACTGCTGAGGATTTGTGCCCAGTAGGTTGCAGGTGCAGCCTGTTCCAGCCAAGATAAGCACAGTAGTCAAGGGGGCCCGAGCAGCAGAGCCCCAACCCTAGCCATCCCTTCCCACACTCACGGTGACAGCTCTGTCGGGCAGCCTGCCCATGGAAGCCAGGCTTGCAGTGGGCACAGTGTGGCCCCTCTGTGTGGTGTAAACAGCGCAGGCATTGCCCCGTGTGGGGGTCACAGGCATCAGGGTCCGTAGGGTCAATGTTCCCACTGCACTCACACAGTTGGCACCGGCCACCTGGCCTTGATGGGTCTCCAAAATGCCCAGGAGCACAAGCTTCACACCGAAGCCCTGCTCACAGTCAAAGGGAAGCCATGAGCGCTCAGCCTAGGCACCTCACCCTGATCCCATGCCTGTCCCCTGTCCACTCACCTGTGTAGCCTGCCCGGCAGTGGCACACAATCTGCTGGGAGTACTCATCCCGGTGGCAAGAAGTAGCAAAGTACCGTTGGCTCCCAGGACcttcagggcaggggcagggccggcATTGGCCCCCATATGGCAGTCGTGGGTCCCCATGGAAGCCAGCAATACAcctgcagggaggggaaggaagagatgtGTCATCCCTGGGAAGCCTGCCCACCCACCAACCCACTCCTAGCTGCTCCAGGCTTACCTTTCACAGTGTTCACCCCCTGTGTGATCACGGCAGCCCAGGCAAGCGCCTGTGTGGGTATCACACTCATCTGCACGCCCATTGCAGGCACATGGCCGGCAGCTAGGAAATCCCCACTGGCCACGTTGGCAGCGGTCACAGCGAAGCCCAAAGGCACCAGTTCGGCAAGGACATTGTCCACTGGTCCCTTCACAGAGGCCGCTGAGTGCCCCCTCAGGACTGCACTGGCAGGCTAGGGGTAGGGCAGAGGCTGAGCCAGGGGATTGGGGCTGAAGGGAGTCTGGGTGAGGTCAGAGTGGGATGGTCAGGGAATGGAAGAGAACTGCAAGGGACATAGGGTTGAGAGGATGGGGTCCAAGGCCAagttagagaaaagaagaagcagggccagagggaggagggagaacagt is a window of Microcebus murinus isolate Inina chromosome 1, M.murinus_Inina_mat1.0, whole genome shotgun sequence DNA encoding:
- the LAMB2 gene encoding laminin subunit beta-2 isoform X1, with the translated sequence MERGRRQPLLWELRLGLLLSVLATTLAQALAPDVPGCSRGSCYPATGDLLVGRADRLTASSTCGLHSPQPYCIVSHLQDEKKCFLCDSRRPFSARDNPHSHRIQNVVTSFAPQRRAAWWQSENGIPEVTIQLDLEAEFHFTHLIMTFKTFRPAAMLVERSADFGRTWHVYRYFSYDCGADFPGVPLAPPRHWDDVVCESRYSEIEPSTEGEVIYRVLDPAIPIPDPYSSRIQNLLKITNLRVNLTRLHTLGDNLLDPRREIREKYYYALYELVVRGNCFCYGHASQCAPAPGAPAYAEGMVHGACICKHNTHGLNCEQCQDFYHDLPWHPAEDGHSHACRKCECHGHTHSCHFDMAIYLASGNVSGGVCDGCQHNTAGRHCEFCRPFFYRDPTKDLGDPAVCRSCDCDPMGSQDGGRCDSHDDPALGLVSGQCRCKEHVVGTRCQQCRDGFFGLSASDPVGCQRCQCNTRGTVPGGTPCDPKSGTCFCKRLVTGHGCNHCLPGHWGLSHDLHGCRPCDCDVGGALDPQCNEATGQCRCRQHMVGRRCEQVQPGYFRPFLDHLTWEAEDTRGQVLDVVERLVTTQETPSWTGSGFVRLQEGQVLEFLVASVPRAMDYDLLLRLEPQVPEQWAEMELTVQRPGPVPAHSPCGHVLPKDDHIQGTLQPDSRYMVFPSPVCLEPGISYKLHLKLLRTGGSTQPETPYSGPGLLIDSLVLLPRVLVLEMFSGGDAAALERHATFERYRCHEEGLVPRKTPPSEACAPLLVSLSTMIYNGALPCQCNPQGSLSSECNPHGGQCLCKPGVVGRRCDLCAPGYYGFGPTGCQASALPLACQCSPEGALSGLCEGTSGQCPCRTGAFGLRCDRCQRGQWGFPSCRPCACNGRADECDTHTGACLGCRDHTGGEHCERCIAGFHGDPRLPYGGQCRPCPCPEGPGSQRYFATSCHRDEYSQQIVCHCRAGYTGLRCEACAPGHFGDPSRPGGRCQLCECSGNIDPTDPDACDPHTGQCLRCLHHTEGPHCAHCKPGFHGQAARQSCHRCTCNLLGTNPQQCPSADRCHCDPSSGQCPCLPNVQGPSCDRCAPNFWNLTSGHGCQPCACHLSRARGPTCNEFTGQCHCRAGFGGRTCSECQELHWGDPGLQCRACDCDPRGIDTPQCHRSTGHCSCRPGVSGVRCDQCARGFSGVFPACHPCHACFGDWDRVVQDLAARTRRLEQRAQELQQTGVLGAFESSFQYMQEKLGTVQRIVGAHNTSAASTAQLVKATEELRREIGEATEHLTQLEAELTDVQDENFNANHALSGLERDGLALNLTLRQLDQHLDLLKHSNFLGAYDSIRHAHSQSAEAERRANTSALAVPSPVSNSAGIRHQTEVLMDAQREDFNSKHMANQRALGELSARTHTLSLTGINELVCGAPGDAPCATSPCGGAGCRDEDGQPRCGGLSCNGAAATADLALGRARHTQAELQRALAEGGGILSRVAETRRQAGEAQQRAQAALDKANASRGQVEQTNQELRELIQSVKDFLNQEGADPDSIEMVATRVLELSIPASPEQIQHLAGAIAERVRSLADVDTILARTVGDVRRAEQLLQDAQRARNWAEGEKQKAATVQAALEEAQRAQSAAQGAIRGAVADTQDTEQTLHQVQERMAGAEQALSSAGERARQLDALLEALKLKRAGNSLAASTAEETAGSAQGRAREAEQLLQGPLGDQYQTVKALAERKAQGVLAAQARAEQLRDEARDLLRAAQDKLQRLQELEGTYEENERALEGKAAQLDGLEARMRSVLQAINLQVQIYNTCQ
- the LAMB2 gene encoding laminin subunit beta-2 isoform X2, producing the protein MERGRRQPLLWELRLGLLLSVLATTLAQALAPDVPGCSRGSCYPATGDLLVGRADRLTASSTCGLHSPQPYCIVSHLQDEKKCFLCDSRRPFSARDNPHSHRIQNVVTSFAPQRRAAWWQSENGIPEVTIQLDLEAEFHFTHLIMTFKTFRPAAMLVERSADFGRTWHVYRYFSYDCGADFPGVPLAPPRHWDDVVCESRYSEIEPSTEGEVIYRVLDPAIPIPDPYSSRIQNLLKITNLRVNLTRLHTLGDNLLDPRREIREKYYYALYELVVRGNCFCYGHASQCAPAPGAPAYAEGMVHGACICKHNTHGLNCEQCQDFYHDLPWHPAEDGHSHACRKCECHGHTHSCHFDMAIYLASGNVSGGVCDGCQHNTAGRHCEFCRPFFYRDPTKDLGDPAVCRSCDCDPMGSQDGGRCDSHDDPALGLVSGQCRCKEHVVGTRCQQCRDGFFGLSASDPVGCQRCQCNTRGTVPGGTPCDPKSGTCFCKRLVTGHGCNHCLPGHWGLSHDLHGCRPCDCDVGGALDPQCNEATGQCRCRQHMVGRRCEQVQPGYFRPFLDHLTWEAEDTRGQVLDVVERLVTTQETPSWTGSGFVRLQEGQVLEFLVASVPRAMDYDLLLRLEPQVPEQWAEMELTVQRPGPVPAHSPCGHVLPKDDHIQGTLQPDSRYMVFPSPVCLEPGISYKLHLKLLRTGGSTQPETPYSGPGLLIDSLVLLPRVLVLEMFSGGDAAALERHATFERYRCHEEGLVPRKTPPSEACAPLLVSLSTMIYNGALPCQCNPQGSLSSECNPHGGQCLCKPGVVGRRCDLCAPGYYGFGPTGCQACQCSPEGALSGLCEGTSGQCPCRTGAFGLRCDRCQRGQWGFPSCRPCACNGRADECDTHTGACLGCRDHTGGEHCERCIAGFHGDPRLPYGGQCRPCPCPEGPGSQRYFATSCHRDEYSQQIVCHCRAGYTGLRCEACAPGHFGDPSRPGGRCQLCECSGNIDPTDPDACDPHTGQCLRCLHHTEGPHCAHCKPGFHGQAARQSCHRCTCNLLGTNPQQCPSADRCHCDPSSGQCPCLPNVQGPSCDRCAPNFWNLTSGHGCQPCACHLSRARGPTCNEFTGQCHCRAGFGGRTCSECQELHWGDPGLQCRACDCDPRGIDTPQCHRSTGHCSCRPGVSGVRCDQCARGFSGVFPACHPCHACFGDWDRVVQDLAARTRRLEQRAQELQQTGVLGAFESSFQYMQEKLGTVQRIVGAHNTSAASTAQLVKATEELRREIGEATEHLTQLEAELTDVQDENFNANHALSGLERDGLALNLTLRQLDQHLDLLKHSNFLGAYDSIRHAHSQSAEAERRANTSALAVPSPVSNSAGIRHQTEVLMDAQREDFNSKHMANQRALGELSARTHTLSLTGINELVCGAPGDAPCATSPCGGAGCRDEDGQPRCGGLSCNGAAATADLALGRARHTQAELQRALAEGGGILSRVAETRRQAGEAQQRAQAALDKANASRGQVEQTNQELRELIQSVKDFLNQEGADPDSIEMVATRVLELSIPASPEQIQHLAGAIAERVRSLADVDTILARTVGDVRRAEQLLQDAQRARNWAEGEKQKAATVQAALEEAQRAQSAAQGAIRGAVADTQDTEQTLHQVQERMAGAEQALSSAGERARQLDALLEALKLKRAGNSLAASTAEETAGSAQGRAREAEQLLQGPLGDQYQTVKALAERKAQGVLAAQARAEQLRDEARDLLRAAQDKLQRLQELEGTYEENERALEGKAAQLDGLEARMRSVLQAINLQVQIYNTCQ